The Microbacterium horticulturae genome has a window encoding:
- the purS gene encoding phosphoribosylformylglycinamidine synthase subunit PurS, with translation MPTIVVDVMPKAELLDPQGKAVAGALNRIGDSAFSAVRIGKRFELTVDGDVTDAVLAEAKRVADEVLSNAVIEDVVGIEVVE, from the coding sequence ATGCCCACCATCGTCGTCGACGTCATGCCCAAGGCCGAACTGCTCGATCCGCAGGGAAAGGCCGTCGCCGGCGCCCTGAACCGCATCGGCGACAGCGCGTTCAGCGCGGTGCGCATCGGCAAGCGCTTCGAGCTCACTGTCGACGGCGACGTCACCGACGCAGTGCTCGCCGAAGCCAAGCGCGTCGCCGACGAAGTGCTCTCGAACGCCGTGATCGAAGACGTCGTGGGCATCGAGGTCGTGGAATGA